Proteins encoded in a region of the Vicia villosa cultivar HV-30 ecotype Madison, WI linkage group LG5, Vvil1.0, whole genome shotgun sequence genome:
- the LOC131606758 gene encoding aquaporin SIP1-2-like, with translation MGVIKSAISDAILTSIFVFFISTLRILTSKTAFLLNLEPVSLPGLFITTILNTIIILTITLIGRILGGASFNPSSTISFYTLGLRPDSSLLSMSIRFPAQAIGGAIGIKAILHVIPSEYLHMVKGPSLKVDIHTGAIAEGVLSFTHNFVIILVMLRGPKNPWLKVYLLSVTTLVLVVLGSGYTGPSLNPANAFGWAYVNDKHNTLEQFYVFWICPLIGASLAALVYRFAFMSPVKEKKA, from the coding sequence atggGTGTGATTAAATCAGCTATATCAGATGCAATTCTAACATCAATATTCGTTTTCTTCATCTCAACACTAAGAATTCTCACTTCAAAAACAGCTTTTCTTCTCAATCTGGAACCAGTTTCACTACCAGGCCTATTCATCACAACCATCCTAAACACAATAATCATCCTCACAATAACCCTAATAGGAAGAATCTTAGGAGGTGCTAGCTTCAACCCTTCCTCAACAATTTCCTTCTACACATTAGGACTAAGACCCGATTCATCTCTCCTATCAATGTCCATTAGATTTCCAGCTCAAGCAATCGGCGGAGCTATCGGTATCAAAGCAATCCTTCATGTCATACCAAGTGAGTATCTACACATGGTGAAAGGTCCTTCTTTGAAAGTTGATATTCATACAGGAGCTATAGCTGAAGGAGTTTTGAGTTTTACTCATAACTTCGTTATTATACTAGTTATGCTTAGGGGTCCTAAGAATCCTTGGTTGAAGGTTTATTTGCTTTCTGTTACAACTTTGGTTTTGGTTGTTTTGGGTTCTGGTTATACAGGACCTTCTTTGAACCCTGCTAATGCTTTTGGTTGGGCTTATGTGAATGATAAGCATAATACTTTGGAGCAGTTTTATGTGTTTTGGATATGTCCTTTGATTGGAGCTTCTCTTGCTGCTTTGGTTTATCGATTTGCGTTTATGTCACCAGTTAAGGAGAAGAAGGCTTGA
- the LOC131606757 gene encoding L-ascorbate oxidase homolog has protein sequence MGYSKQCCSLFSLVLLLVACVNGEDPYRFYTWKVTYGDIFPLGVKQQGILINGQFPGPQIDSVTNDNLIINVFNNLDEPFLISWNGALQRRNSWQDGVYGTNCAIPPGKNFTYALQVKDQIGSYFYFPSLGLHKAAGGYGGFKIVSRPLIPVPFDPPAGDITILAGDWYKRSHRDLKAILDSGKDLPFPDGLIINGGNSAVFTVDQGKTYRFRISNVGISTSINFRIQNHKMKLVEVEGTHTVQNYYDSLDIHLGQTYSVLVTADQPPKDYYIVASSRFTSHVLTASSILHYSNSHQKVSGPLPAGPPPDIDWSLQQAQTFRTNLTASGPRPNPQGTYHYGQIKITRTIRLKNSAPTINGKHRYAVNSASFVPTDTPLKLADYFNIKGVFSLGSIPDKPTEAPGYLTTSVMAADFRGFVEIVFENTENHLQSWHVDGHSYFVVGMNKGQWSEASRRSYNLNDAVHRCSVQVFPNAWTAVYMPLDNVGMWNVRSQNWARQYLGQQFYLRVYSPERSTRDEYLIPSNALRCGKAVGH, from the exons ATGGGTTATTCCAAACAATGTTGTTCTCTCTTTTCATTGGTATTATTGTTAGTTGCATGTGTAAATGGAGAAGATCCTTATAGGTTTTACACTTGGAAGGTTACATATGGTGATATTTTTCCACTTGGAGTTAAACAACAG GGAATATTGATAAATGGACAGTTTCCAGGGCCACAGATTGATTCAGTGACTAATGATAACTTGATTATCAATGTTTTCAATAACTTGGATGAACCTTTCCTCATCTCTTG GAACGGTGCACTGCAGAGGAGAAATTCATGGCAAGATGGAGTGTATGGTACAAATTGTGCAATCCCTCCAGGAAAAAATTTCACTTATGCTCTTCAAGTAAAAGATCAAATTGGTAGCTATTTCTACTTTCCATCCCTTGGATTACACAAAGCAGCAGGCGGTTACGGCGGTTTCAAAATCGTTAGCCGCCCTTTGATACCGGTGCCTTTTGATCCTCCAGCAGGAGATATCACCATATTAGCAGGAGATTGGTACAAGAGAAGTCATAGA GATTTAAAGGCAATTTTAGATAGCGGAAAGGATCTTCCTTTCCCCGACGGACTTATCATCAATGGTGGTAATTCTGCCGTATTCACGGTCGATCAAG GGAAGACATACAGATTCCGGATATCGAATGTGGGGATTAGCACTTCCATAAATTTTAGAATCCAAAACCATAAGATGAAGCTTGTTGAGGTGGAAGGAACTCACACAGTTCAAAACTATTATGATTCACTTGACATTCATTTGGGACAAACTTATTCTGTTTTGGTTACTGCTGATCAACCACCAAAAGATTACTACATTGTTGCCTCATCAAGATTCACCTCACATGTGTTGACTGCTTCATCCATTCTTCATTACAGTAACTCGCACCAGAAAGTTAGCGGTCCTCTTCCGGCCGGACCGCCCCCTGATATCGACTGGTCCCTCCAACAAGCTCAAACTTTTag GACGAATCTTACCGCAAGTGGACCAAGACCGAATCCGCAAGGAACATATCATTACGGACAGATAAAAATAACAAGAACAATCAGACTTAAAAATTCTGCTCCAACTATCAATGGAAAACACAGATACGCTGTAAATAGCGCGTCGTTTGTTCCTACGGATACACCGCTTAAACTAGCCGATTACTTCAATATTAAAGGGGTGTTTTCACTTGGAAGTATCCCAGACAAACCCACCGAAGCCCCCGGTTATCTAACGACTTCAGTCATGGCAGCCGATTTTCGCGGTTTTGTAGAAATCGTGTTTGAAAATACCGAAAATCATTTGCAATCATGGCACGTTGATGGACACAGTTATTTTGTAGTAGG AATGAATAAAGGACAATGGTCAGAAGCAAGCAGACGGAGTTACAATCTAAACGACGCAGTTCATCGTTGTTCAGTTCAG GTGTTTCCAAATGCATGGACTGCAGTGTACATGCCATTGGACAATGTAGGAATGTGGAATGTGAGATCTCAGAATTGGGCTAGGCAGTATTTAGGTCAACAATTTTATCTTAGAGTGTATTCTCCTGAAAGATCAACAAGAGATGAGTACTTGATTCCAAGCAATGCACTCAGATGTGGCAAGGCTGTAGGACATTGA